A portion of the Egibacteraceae bacterium genome contains these proteins:
- the trxB gene encoding thioredoxin-disulfide reductase: MVTADHEVVIIGSGPAGLTAALYAARGDLEPVVFEGREAGGQLMLTTDVENYPGYPEGRMGPEMMADLRKQAERFGTRYVTVDVDEVDFTNGSPFKVVVGDDVYWSRAVIVATGATARWLGLENERRLTGRGVSSCATCDGFFFRDRELVVVGGGDSAMEEAGFLTKFATKVTIVHRRNELRASKIMQDRAFKNDKIEFIWGARVVDVLGEDAVEGVMLEDVDSGERRELRTDGLFVAIGHDPTTKLFQGQLDLDEEGYIKVAEPSTATNVPGVFAAGDVVDRHYRQAVTAAGMGCKAAMDAERLLGAPPDSSTW; encoded by the coding sequence ATGGTCACGGCGGACCACGAGGTTGTCATCATCGGGTCGGGGCCTGCGGGCCTCACCGCGGCGCTCTACGCCGCCCGCGGCGACCTCGAACCGGTCGTGTTCGAGGGCCGGGAGGCCGGCGGCCAGCTCATGCTCACGACCGACGTGGAGAACTACCCCGGCTACCCCGAGGGGCGCATGGGCCCGGAGATGATGGCCGACCTGCGCAAGCAGGCGGAGCGCTTCGGGACCCGCTACGTGACCGTCGACGTCGACGAGGTCGACTTCACGAACGGCTCGCCGTTCAAGGTCGTCGTCGGCGACGACGTCTACTGGTCCCGGGCGGTGATCGTGGCGACCGGTGCGACCGCCCGGTGGCTCGGCCTGGAGAACGAGCGCCGGTTGACCGGTCGCGGGGTGTCGAGCTGCGCGACGTGCGACGGGTTCTTCTTCCGGGACCGGGAGCTCGTCGTGGTCGGTGGGGGGGATTCGGCCATGGAAGAGGCCGGGTTCCTCACGAAGTTCGCCACGAAGGTGACGATCGTGCACCGCCGCAACGAGCTCCGGGCCTCGAAGATCATGCAGGACCGCGCGTTCAAGAACGACAAGATCGAGTTCATCTGGGGCGCCAGGGTCGTCGACGTGCTCGGTGAGGACGCCGTCGAGGGGGTCATGCTCGAGGACGTCGATAGTGGGGAGCGCCGGGAGCTGCGCACCGACGGGCTGTTCGTCGCGATCGGTCACGACCCGACGACGAAGCTGTTCCAGGGTCAGCTCGACCTCGACGAGGAGGGCTACATCAAGGTGGCCGAGCCGTCGACGGCGACGAACGTGCCGGGGGTGTTCGCCGCCGGTGACGTCGTCGACCGCCACTACCGGCAGGCGGTCACCGCCGCGGGGATGGGCTGCAAGGCGGCGATGGACGCCGAGCGCTTGCTCGGGGCACCGCCCGACTCGAGCACATGGTGA
- the trxA gene encoding thioredoxin, whose translation MSEVKAVTDQDWETEVLGSDQPVIVDFWAEWCGPCRMVGPVLEEIAGEQAGALKVVKLNVDDSPTTARNYKVMSIPTIMVFQDGVEKKRLVGARSKSQLLAEVDEFISA comes from the coding sequence ATGAGTGAAGTGAAAGCCGTCACCGACCAGGACTGGGAGACCGAGGTCCTCGGCTCGGACCAGCCCGTGATCGTGGACTTCTGGGCGGAGTGGTGCGGTCCGTGCCGGATGGTGGGTCCGGTCCTCGAGGAGATCGCCGGCGAGCAGGCGGGCGCGCTGAAGGTCGTCAAGCTCAACGTCGACGACAGCCCCACCACCGCGCGCAACTACAAGGTGATGTCCATCCCCACCATCATGGTGTTCCAGGACGGCGTGGAGAAGAAGCGCCTCGTCGGGGCGCGCAGCAAGAGCCAGCTGCTCGCCGAGGTCGACGAGTTCATCTCCGCCTGA